Genomic DNA from Halobaculum sp. CBA1158:
ACCGCGAGACGCCGAGCACGCCGTACGCGAAGTTCGCCGTCGGCGCGGACCACCCCGACCCGGCGGCCATGCGCGACGCCGAGCTGTGAGGCTCCGTGTCGGAGGCCGGACGTACCGCGGTCGCTCGCTGGACCTCCGGTCTCGAGGGGTCACCGTCGCCGAGGCCGTGGCCGCACTCGGAGTCGATCCCGCCGATCCGCTCGCGACGGCAACGCCGGAGCCGCCGCCCCTGCGACGGTCGCTCGCTGCAGCGGCCCGAGAACGGGGACACGACCACCCGGCGGACGCGGCGATCCGACGGACACAGCGAGCGCTCGCGTCGGCGACCGACGAGGTCGAGCGACTGGGGGACGCGACGGCGGAACTGGCGGACGCGCGCGAGCGCGCCGCCGCGGCCGGCGCGGACGTCGAGCGCCTCCGCGAGCGCGCGGCCACGCTCCGAGGGAAACTGCAGGCGATGGACGAGACGGACATGACGATCGAGGTGAACGGGGAGAACGGAGCGAACACTGGCGTCGATCCGATCGAGGGCGACGCCAGGAGGGCGGATCTCGAGTCCGCGTTCGCGGACGCGACGCGGGCGTTGACGGTCGCCGAGACCGACCGGGTCGCGGCCGCGCAGGCGCTCGATCGAGCCGAGGAGCGCGCGCGGGCCGTCCGAGACGCGCGCGAGCGACGCCTCAGCCTGCGGGACGCGCTCGCGAACCGGCGACGCGAGGCGAGACGGGACCTCGCGGCCGCCCTCCAGCCGGCGTTTCCCGCGGCCCTCGACCGGATTCCCGGCGTCGACGCCGACGCGGCGGGGGAGGGACCCTCCGCGTTCGCCGGCGAGGCCGTCGCCGGCCACCTGGCGGCGATCCGACTCGCGGACCGGACCGCGCCGGTCGTCGTCGCGCTCGACCGGTTCGAGGGGGCCGCGAGCGCGGCGACGCGACTCCGCGCGCCGGTCGTGCTCGTCCGGCCGGCGTGACCGACGCGCGCGCCGCCGGGCCGCCGGGCCGCGGGGCCGTCGATCCCGCACGGGAGTTTATCCGCGATGACGGCACCACTCCGGGCCATGCCCGTCACGCTCGATGCGACCGCGACGACCGCCGAGGGCGTCGCGTTCGTCACCGTCCGGGTCAGCAACACCGAACCGGTCGCGCGCCGGGTTCGGCTCGCGAACCGACTCGACGGCGTCGTCCTCCCGCCGCGGCGACACGGCACTCCCGAACCCGGATGGTCCGACGACGGCTACGCCGGCGTCGTCGCCGGCGGCGACGACCTCGCCGTGGGATACGCCTGCGTCCCGAACAGAGACGGTCGGACGGCCGAGGCCACGGCGATCGACGCCGATCCGCCGGTCGAACTCGTCTCGGTCGGCGCGCCCGACGCGAGCGACGCGGACCACGTCGCCGACGCGGCGACGACGCTCGGTGCGGCTCGACCGCCCGCTGACGCGGTCGGCGGCGACGCCGACTTCGACGGGGACGGAGGCGGAGCACCACCGGACCCCTTCGGAACCGAGCCGGCTCCGGCGGCTCCTGCTCCGGCTCCGACTCCGACGGTTGCCGACGCGTCCGGGTCCCGGACGGATCCGGACGCGCCGCCGCCGGCAGTCGTCCGGTATCTGGACGCGGTCGAGACGCGTATCGAGCGCGCCGAGGCGCTCGAGGACGGAACCGTCGCCGAGGCGACCGCGTCGCTGTCGACCGGGATCGATCCCGGGGGGATCGAGGACCTCCTCGCGACCGATGCGGAGGCGCTGTCGGCGGTCGCCGGTCGCGCGAGCGCTCTCGCGGACCGCGCGCGCGGCGTCGAGGTGCCCGCGGAGGCGATGGAGCGACTGGCGTGATCCTCGCCGTCGCGGGCGGGAAGGGCGGCGTCGGGAAGTCGACGCTCGCGTACAACCTCGGGGCCGCGCTGGACGCGCTCGTCGTCGACGCCGACCTCGCGATGGCGAACCTCCCGGGCGGCCGCGAGCGCGGGCCGGACCTCCACGACGTGCTGGCCGGCCGCGCCGACCCGACGGAGGCGATCCGGCCCGGGCAGGTCGACCTGCTCCCGTGCGGTCGGTCGCTGTCCGGGGCGCGCCTCGCCGACGTGCGCCGTCTGCGCGAGGCGGTCGCGGTCCCCGGGTACGACCGCGTCGTGATCGACTCGCCGGCCGGGCTTCGGGCGGACGCCGGGGTGCCGCTGGCGATCTCGGAGGCGTGCGTGCTCGCGGCGTCGCCGGCGCGGTGGGCGCTCGCCGACGCGATGGCGGCGCGGGAGCTGGCGCGGGAACTGGACTGCGGGCTGGCTGCGGTGGCGCTCAACCGCGTCGTCGAGGAGCCCCCGACGCGCGCGGTCGGACGGGCGCTCGGCGCGCAGGCGACCGCGGTTCCGGCGGATCCGCGGCTCGCGCGGTCGATACCGAGGGAAGAGCCGGTCGTCGACGCCGCGCCGTCGTCGTCGGCCGCGCGGGCGGTCGGGGCGCTCGCGAGGGCCGTGCGACGCTGCGGACTCGAGTAGCTGGCGGACCGTTCGATCGACGCGGGCGCTACCGTCTTCGGCGTCGCTTACTCCGTCCGGTTCTCCCGGAGATCGACGACCGACGACCGGAGGGTGACGGGCGTCACGTCGGCCACGTCGGCGGCGGCCGCCTGCGTGCAGTCGGCGTCGGCGTCGCGGGCGGCGAGATACAGACACGCGCCGGCGACGCCGCCGGGGTTGCGGCCGTTCGTGAGCCCCAGATCCGCGGCGAGGTCGAGGTACTCGCGGGCGTCGCGCTCCACGTCGATCGCCAGATCCAGCTCCGTGGCGAACCGCGGGAGGTACTCGGCGGGATCGATCGGCCCGACCGGGAGTCCCAACTCGCGGTTCATCGCGTCGAAGGCGGCGCGCAGTTCGTCGGCGTCGGCCTTCGCGTCCGCGACGAGCTCTCCGCGGGTGCGCGAGACGCCGGTGACGCGGCAGGCGACGTACACGCAGGCGGCCGCGAACCCCTCCAGCGAGCGCCCGCGCAGGAGGTCGGCGTCCTGGGCCGACTCGAACAGCGTACACGCCTGATCCCTGAGCGACTCGGGCAGGCCCGCCGCCGAGACGAGCCGGCGGATCTCGGTGAAGCCGTACACGCGGTTGCGGTCGCGCTTGCTGGAGATCCGCGCCCGTGTGTGCTGGCGGCGCATGCGGGCCCACTGCCGGCGCTTGCGTCCCTTGACCCGGGTGCGCCCGATCTCCGTCGAGAGCCCGCGGTCGTGGCGCGAGCGGGTCAACGGTGCCCCCGTGCGTCGTGGGTCGCGGTCGTCGTCGGCGAAGCTCCGCCACTCTGGCCCGCGGTCGATCCGGTCCTCCGCGACGACGAGTCCGCAGTCTCGACACACGGTCTCGTCGCCGTCCGCGCGCACTCGTCCCTCGCACTCCGGACACGTCGCCGTGCTCGTTGCCATACTCGAACCTCGGTCCCGAAGCCATACTTAGGTGTGGGGGAATCGCCCCCCGGCGGACCGAGGGAGCGACGCTAAGCGTACCGATAACCGGTACGTTCCCCGAACAGAACGCATTAGCTCATCGGCGAATGGCGAGAATTTATATCGGGTGCCGGCGGAGTTCGCGCATGGGCCTCTCGGAGATCGCCGCGGGGATCGAAGTGACCGCGCGCCAGGAGGAGCGTGGCGTCGCCGCCGTCGACGACACCGGCGACGGTCTCGTCGAGCGGTTGGCTCCCCACGCGGCGGCGTTGCCCTGTACCGCGGCGGCCGCGGCGGTCGTGCTCGAAACGCACGCTCGCGGGGTCACCGTCGGCGACAGCGCCCGCGAAGCGGGGATCGCGCCGATGACCGCGGCGAAGGCGCTCCACCGGTGCGGCGTCTCGGGCGTGTCGCCGCTGGGACCGACCGGACGGCGGGTGGTTCGCGACTGGCTCGCCGGCGACCTCTCGCGTGCGGACGCGCTCGAACTCGCCGGCGGCGACGAGGCGGCGTTCGCGCTCGCGGGCTACGTCGAGGCGCACGAACCGATTCCGGAGCTGACCGACGCCGCCCGCGGCGGGGACGGGCGCGGCGGGAACGCGAGCGTCGAGAAGCGAGACGCGCTCGGGGAGACGATGAGTTCCGTCTCGGATCTGCGCTGACACGGGTACGCATCCGGTGATTCCGTCACCGTGGTCGGCGTAATCGGCGGGGTGCCCTCGCTCCCGTCAGTCTCGACCGCCGCGGACGCGCTCGACGCCCGCCCGCACCCGGTCGGCGACGCCATCCCGTTCCGGATCGAGCCCCAGATCCCTCCCGAACAGCGTCTCGGTCGCGGCGACGACGCCGGCGGCGGCGCGGTCCTCGCCCAGCGCGGCCGGTCGGATCGCGGGTCCGCCGTCGGCCTCCGGGATCGTCGCGTCGGCCTCGGCGTCGCCGGCGGTCGCACCGACGGCGACGTCCAGGGGTTCGCCGTCGGGCGCGTCCACGTCATCGAGGGCGTCGCGCTGTCTGTTCCGCCCGGCCGCGCCGTGGTCGGTCGCGGGCGCGACGAGTGCGACCCGGTCGACGGCGTGGACGGCCGCGACCGCCTGATTCGACGCGATCGGCGGGGCGTCGACGATCGCGTACTCGAACTCGTCGACCGCCTCGCGGACGCGCTCCTCGAAGGCCCGTGCGGCCGCGGGCGCTTTCGCACGGGCGACGCGCTCGAACGGGGCGCGCGCCGGCGCGAGCGCGATCCGCCCCTCGACGCCGGGGTCGTGCGCGAGGTCGTACAGTCCGGTCGCGAGGGGTCGGTCGGGGTCGAGGCACAGTTCGGTCACGTCGGGGTCGATCCGTCCGGCGACGAACTCGCTCAGCCCCTGGGTCGCGTAGGCGGCGTCGAGCACGGCGACGTCGCGGCCGGCCCGCGCGAGCGCGGCGGCGCACTCCACGGCGGTTCGCGTCGTTCCCGCGCCGCCGACGCTCCCGACGAGCGCGAGCGTTCGAATCTCGGTCATACCGCGGCTGCGTCGCGACCCGACAAATACTTTCGCGATCTATTCCCCGGAAATAGACGAGGCGATCGCGTCGAGTTCGTCGTCCGAGAGGTCGGGGCGGGAGCCGGCGGCGACGTGGATCGGCCCGCCGTCGTCGTCGGCGAAGCGCGGGATGACGTGGACGTGCGCGTGCGGCACCTCCTGGCCGGCGTCGGGGCCGTCGTTGACGCCGATGGTGTGGGCGTCGGCGTCGACGGCGGCGGCTATCTCGGGCGCGAGTTCGTGGACGAGATCGAAGACCGCCCGGGACTCCTCGACGCTCAGGTCGGCGACCCGGCTTCGGTGTGCCTTCGGGATGACGAGCGTGTGGCCGGGGCTCATCGGGTTCGCGTCGAGGAACGCGAGCGCCTCGTCGGTCTCGGCGACGGTGCGGGCGGGGATGTCGCCCGCGACGATCGAACAGAAGATACAGTCGTCGGTCATGTCCGGTCGATCGCCTCGTGAGGGCTTGAATGTGGGGGCGGGGTCGACCGCTCACGGCAGGTGCGCCGTGATCCGCTCGCGGTACCGCTCCTCGCTCAGGTCCAATCGCGAGAGCCACACCTCCTGATAGCTCGGATGCAGGATCGGCAGACACGTCACCCCGAGCGTCGGACAGTCGACCGGGTCGCAGACGCGGTCGAGGAAGCCGTCGAGTTCGATCCCCTCGAACGCCAGCAGCGTCGCCGTCGCGTGTTTACCGGTGGTGACGACGACAGCGGGGTCGACGGCTTCCAGTTCGGCCGCGAGGTGACCGCGACAGTTCGCGAGTTCGCCGTCCGTCGGGTCGCGGTCCCCCTCGGGATGGCACTTCACGGCGTTCGTGTAGAAGCAGTCGTCGCTGTAGCCAACCTCGGCCATGAGCCGGCGGATCCGCCGCCCGGAGTGGCGCGACGTGTACGCACAGCCGGTGTGATTGCCGCCCTGCCACGCCTCGGCGTCGGGGTCGCCCGCGCCGGGTGCCTCGCCCACGACCGCGACGCTCGCGTCTCGGGGACCGTTCCCCCACGAGATGCGAGTCCTGGAGTCGACGAGTTCGGGGCACCGCACGCACCCGGGGTCGAGCACGAGGCGGTCGTCGGGGTCGGGGTGGTCGATATCGGGTCCCTCGAACTCACGCGTCACGGGTGTCGATCACAGGACGTCGGCGACCGGCGGCGCGACCGACACCGCGCTCTCTGCGCGCTCTAAGGTGTCGGTCGCGACGACGCGCTCGACGCCCGCGGCGGCGAGCTTCGTCCGAGCGTTCCTCGCCAGCATCCCGTGGACGCAGGCGGCGTACACGTCGCCGGCGTCGCGCTCGCGAAGCGCCGCGACCGCCTCGCTCATCGTCGACCCGGTGGCGACGATGTCGTCGACGATGACCACGTCCCGGCCCGCGACGCTCGCGTCGCTTGGCGTGACGGTCACGTCGCCGGTGTCGTAGTCGCGCTCCTTCTCGAAGAAGTCCGTCTCGCCGTCGCCGTAGGCGTCGCGGACGGCACCCGCCAGCCCCTCCGCGGAGGCGTCGGGCCCGAGGAACAGCGGCTCGGTCAGGTCGGCGGGAAGCGGCTCCGCGAGCGCCGGCGCGGCCTCGACCACCTCGACGGGCGCGTCGAAGAACTCGGCCACGTCCGGCTCGTGGGGGGTCACGAGCACGACGCGGTCGGTGCCGGTCGAGACCGCGCGCGCGACCGCCCGGGCGGAGACGGGCTCCCCGGGCTCGAACGCGCGGTCCTGGCGGGCGTATCCCATGTACGGGAGGACGGTCGTGACCGCGCTCGCGCCGGCCTCGCGGACGGCGTCCTGCAGCTGGAGCAACTCCACGAGCGCGTCGTTGCCCTCGGTCGCGGCGACGACGACGGCCTCGCCGCCGTCGAAGCCGGGAACCGAGGCACACGTCTCGCCGTCGGGAAAGCGGTCGAATTCGGGTACTGCGAGCCGGTGCCCGGTCTCGTCGGCGAGCGCGGCCGAGAGCGCCTGTGAGGCGGACCCTGGAACGATCATACCGGTTCGTCTCCCCGCCGGATACAAACGCGTTCCTACTCGGGCGACGGGTCGGCGGTCCCCGTCACGGTACCGGCTCCGGGCACGGCGACCGCGGCCACGTCGGGCAGGCCGAGCGTCCGCCCGCGCCAGTCGCCGTCGGCGTACACCCGGGCCTCGCCGTCGCCGGTCACCGCGACGAGGTGGCGACCCGCGACCGCGGCGTCGACGACGCCCGACTCGGCGTGTGCGGTCCACTCGGTCGCCGTCGCGTCGGCGCGCTCGTACACCGCCGCGTCCGTGGCCGCGACCGCGCGTTCGCCCGCGGCGTCGGCGGTGACGCAGCGGAACTCGCCGTCGGCCCGGCCGTCACTCCCCGGGCCACCGCCGTCGTCCGTCATGCCACCGCCGTCTCTGCCGTCGCCGCCGGCGTCGAGGTCGCGCATCCAGCCGTTGCCGAGGGTGTACAGCGCCTCGTCGGTCACCGCCAGCGGGACGCCGCGGTCGCTCACGTCGCGAGCGTCGTCGAGGCCCGCGTACTCCAGGTCGCCGTCGGCGAGGCGGTGGATACCGTCGCCGGCGGCGACGAGTCGGCCGTCCATGCGATGCGGGTCCTCGACCGAGCCGACGGGCTCCCAGGCGTCGTCGGCGGGGACGGCGTCGCCCGCCAGTCGGGAGACTGTGCCGTCGGGGGCGGCGGCCAGCACGTCGCCGCCGATTTCACTCGCGGGGTCACCGCTCGCGT
This window encodes:
- a CDS encoding uracil-DNA glycosylase; the encoded protein is MTREFEGPDIDHPDPDDRLVLDPGCVRCPELVDSRTRISWGNGPRDASVAVVGEAPGAGDPDAEAWQGGNHTGCAYTSRHSGRRIRRLMAEVGYSDDCFYTNAVKCHPEGDRDPTDGELANCRGHLAAELEAVDPAVVVTTGKHATATLLAFEGIELDGFLDRVCDPVDCPTLGVTCLPILHPSYQEVWLSRLDLSEERYRERITAHLP
- a CDS encoding AAA family ATPase is translated as MILAVAGGKGGVGKSTLAYNLGAALDALVVDADLAMANLPGGRERGPDLHDVLAGRADPTEAIRPGQVDLLPCGRSLSGARLADVRRLREAVAVPGYDRVVIDSPAGLRADAGVPLAISEACVLAASPARWALADAMAARELARELDCGLAAVALNRVVEEPPTRAVGRALGAQATAVPADPRLARSIPREEPVVDAAPSSSAARAVGALARAVRRCGLE
- the prs gene encoding ribose-phosphate diphosphokinase, with translation MIVPGSASQALSAALADETGHRLAVPEFDRFPDGETCASVPGFDGGEAVVVAATEGNDALVELLQLQDAVREAGASAVTTVLPYMGYARQDRAFEPGEPVSARAVARAVSTGTDRVVLVTPHEPDVAEFFDAPVEVVEAAPALAEPLPADLTEPLFLGPDASAEGLAGAVRDAYGDGETDFFEKERDYDTGDVTVTPSDASVAGRDVVIVDDIVATGSTMSEAVAALRERDAGDVYAACVHGMLARNARTKLAAAGVERVVATDTLERAESAVSVAPPVADVL
- a CDS encoding HIT family protein; protein product: MTDDCIFCSIVAGDIPARTVAETDEALAFLDANPMSPGHTLVIPKAHRSRVADLSVEESRAVFDLVHELAPEIAAAVDADAHTIGVNDGPDAGQEVPHAHVHVIPRFADDDGGPIHVAAGSRPDLSDDELDAIASSISGE
- a CDS encoding transcription initiation factor IIB family protein, yielding MATSTATCPECEGRVRADGDETVCRDCGLVVAEDRIDRGPEWRSFADDDRDPRRTGAPLTRSRHDRGLSTEIGRTRVKGRKRRQWARMRRQHTRARISSKRDRNRVYGFTEIRRLVSAAGLPESLRDQACTLFESAQDADLLRGRSLEGFAAACVYVACRVTGVSRTRGELVADAKADADELRAAFDAMNRELGLPVGPIDPAEYLPRFATELDLAIDVERDAREYLDLAADLGLTNGRNPGGVAGACLYLAARDADADCTQAAAADVADVTPVTLRSSVVDLRENRTE
- a CDS encoding ParA family protein, with amino-acid sequence MTEIRTLALVGSVGGAGTTRTAVECAAALARAGRDVAVLDAAYATQGLSEFVAGRIDPDVTELCLDPDRPLATGLYDLAHDPGVEGRIALAPARAPFERVARAKAPAAARAFEERVREAVDEFEYAIVDAPPIASNQAVAAVHAVDRVALVAPATDHGAAGRNRQRDALDDVDAPDGEPLDVAVGATAGDAEADATIPEADGGPAIRPAALGEDRAAAGVVAATETLFGRDLGLDPERDGVADRVRAGVERVRGGRD